Proteins from one Gilliamella sp. ESL0443 genomic window:
- the zur gene encoding zinc uptake transcriptional repressor Zur produces MHNMLIEKIETLCKKRGIKLTTQRKTVLDIMLKANKAMSAYDLLDLLKVSEPQAKPPTIYRALEFLLEQGFIHKVESTNCYIICPHFQDPQHISILFICDNCQQIIEKHSENIESQLKQLASQSQFLIKHSVLEIHGICHSCQP; encoded by the coding sequence ATGCATAATATGCTGATTGAGAAAATTGAAACTTTATGCAAAAAACGTGGCATTAAGCTGACAACTCAGCGTAAAACCGTTTTAGATATCATGCTTAAAGCGAATAAAGCTATGAGCGCATATGATCTTTTAGATCTCTTAAAAGTTAGTGAGCCACAAGCAAAACCGCCAACGATTTATCGAGCTCTTGAGTTTCTACTTGAGCAAGGTTTTATTCATAAAGTTGAGTCAACCAATTGCTATATCATTTGCCCTCATTTTCAGGATCCTCAGCATATATCAATCTTATTTATTTGTGATAATTGTCAGCAAATTATCGAAAAACATTCTGAGAATATCGAGTCGCAACTTAAACAACTTGCTAGCCAAAGTCAATTCTTAATAAAGCATAGTGTGCTTGAAATTCATGGAATTTGTCACTCATGTCAACCTTAA
- the smpB gene encoding SsrA-binding protein SmpB — protein sequence MTKKKSHKPGSATIALNKRARHEYFIEEEIEAGLSLQGWEVKSLRAGKANISDSYVLLKNGEAWLFGATITPLSVASTHVVCDPIRTRKLLLNERELNSLFGQINRQGYTVVALSLYWKNAWAKVKIGLAKGKKEYDKRTDIKERQWQVDKARIMKNANR from the coding sequence ATGACTAAGAAAAAATCACATAAGCCCGGTTCGGCTACCATTGCATTAAATAAACGTGCGCGTCATGAGTACTTTATTGAAGAGGAAATTGAAGCAGGTTTATCCCTACAAGGTTGGGAAGTTAAATCACTGCGAGCTGGCAAAGCGAATATCAGTGACAGTTATGTGTTACTTAAAAATGGCGAAGCATGGCTATTTGGTGCAACTATAACTCCATTGAGTGTTGCTTCAACCCATGTAGTGTGTGACCCTATACGCACTCGAAAATTACTGCTAAATGAACGAGAATTAAACTCGCTTTTTGGACAAATAAATCGTCAAGGTTACACTGTTGTTGCACTTTCATTGTATTGGAAAAATGCATGGGCAAAAGTAAAAATTGGCCTTGCAAAAGGTAAAAAAGAATACGACAAACGTACTGATATTAAAGAACGCCAATGGCAAGTTGACAAAGCACGTATAATGAAAAATGCGAATCGCTGA
- a CDS encoding EamA family transporter: MSTLIFFLWLINIACDTVGQIAFKYAAITSNDEKGLNYWQKLFSNMWLWLGFGAYFIGFVFWLAFLSEVSLSKSILLGSFNIITVMIAGRVLFKEHLTPFRLIGIFFITLGVVLVGLT, translated from the coding sequence ATGTCAACCTTAATCTTTTTTTTATGGTTAATTAATATTGCTTGTGACACGGTAGGGCAGATTGCATTCAAATATGCTGCTATTACTTCTAATGATGAGAAGGGTTTAAATTATTGGCAGAAATTATTTAGTAACATGTGGTTATGGTTAGGTTTTGGAGCTTACTTCATCGGTTTTGTATTTTGGTTGGCTTTTTTGAGTGAAGTTTCTTTGTCTAAAAGCATACTATTAGGCTCTTTTAATATTATTACAGTAATGATTGCTGGGCGTGTTTTATTTAAAGAACATTTAACGCCATTTCGTTTAATTGGTATTTTTTTTATAACTCTTGGCGTAGTACTAGTAGGATTAACTTAA
- a CDS encoding DUF4177 domain-containing protein — protein MKEYKVVIYQEGALSSLVFGTANSNADKFSAFLNNIAQEGWRVITMQKDIRRLFLFWQREAYLIVMERDRGQVK, from the coding sequence ATGAAAGAATATAAAGTTGTCATTTATCAAGAAGGGGCTTTGTCTTCATTAGTTTTCGGTACAGCTAATTCAAATGCTGACAAATTTTCCGCTTTTTTAAATAATATTGCCCAAGAAGGCTGGCGCGTAATTACAATGCAAAAAGATATCCGTCGCTTATTTTTATTCTGGCAACGTGAAGCCTATCTAATTGTGATGGAGCGAGATAGAGGACAGGTGAAATAA
- a CDS encoding RnfH family protein: protein MINIQVVYALPNQPTIIDCAVDEQTNVLQAITKSNILSICKIRLDEHLVGIYGKRCELNEQVKDGDRIEIYRALINDPKEIRRKKAALKK, encoded by the coding sequence ATGATAAATATTCAAGTTGTCTATGCGCTACCTAATCAACCTACGATTATTGATTGCGCAGTTGATGAGCAAACTAATGTCTTGCAAGCCATTACAAAATCCAATATCTTATCAATATGTAAAATTCGATTAGATGAACATCTTGTTGGAATTTATGGAAAACGTTGTGAACTGAATGAACAAGTAAAAGACGGCGATCGTATAGAAATATATCGAGCTTTAATCAATGACCCAAAAGAAATTAGAAGAAAAAAAGCGGCATTGAAAAAGTAA
- a CDS encoding type II toxin-antitoxin system RatA family toxin: MAHVFHEVIEPYSIQQMFALVNDIARYPEFVPDCIATGIISKQDNLLTAFIEVEKLGFKKSFTTINQINEPNSIDMALIDGPFKHLKGRWEFTEIDEQKSKISLNLNFEFNNKLMSAVFTPIFKEVMTNMVNAFSQRARQIY, translated from the coding sequence ATGGCACATGTTTTTCACGAAGTGATCGAGCCTTATTCAATCCAACAAATGTTTGCGTTGGTAAATGATATAGCTAGATACCCTGAGTTTGTTCCTGATTGTATCGCAACTGGGATTATTAGCAAACAAGATAACCTTTTAACTGCATTTATTGAGGTTGAAAAATTGGGATTTAAAAAATCTTTTACCACCATAAATCAGATTAACGAGCCTAATTCAATTGATATGGCATTGATAGATGGTCCATTTAAACATTTAAAGGGGCGATGGGAATTTACTGAAATTGATGAGCAAAAAAGTAAAATCAGCTTAAATTTAAACTTTGAGTTTAATAATAAATTAATGAGTGCTGTTTTTACGCCAATATTTAAGGAGGTGATGACCAACATGGTTAATGCATTTTCTCAAAGAGCAAGGCAGATATATTAA
- a CDS encoding multidrug efflux SMR transporter, with protein MKKFYIIGFILLLFFDTFGQTSFKLTAISALPFEPDIAWLLRVFSHGWAYLVMIGYAGAFITWMVLLQKAPVGPAFAASHLQVVTVMIVSVIAFNEQITISRLLGALSIIVGIIFLALAEQRIHNNSSS; from the coding sequence ATGAAAAAGTTCTATATTATTGGTTTTATTTTACTACTTTTTTTTGATACTTTTGGGCAAACCAGCTTTAAACTTACTGCTATTTCAGCGTTGCCATTTGAACCAGATATTGCTTGGTTGTTAAGAGTTTTTAGTCATGGTTGGGCATATTTAGTTATGATTGGGTATGCAGGTGCATTTATAACATGGATGGTATTATTGCAAAAAGCACCAGTTGGTCCAGCTTTTGCTGCTTCTCACCTACAAGTGGTAACAGTAATGATAGTGTCGGTCATTGCTTTTAACGAACAAATTACCATTTCACGATTATTAGGTGCTTTGTCTATTATAGTTGGGATTATCTTTCTTGCGTTGGCTGAACAAAGAATACACAATAACTCTTCGAGTTAA